Below is a genomic region from Granulicella sp. L56.
CCAATCCGTTCTTTCCGGAGTTGGTAAAGTCCTTCGAAGACATCTCGGTCGAGCATGGCCAGGAAGTCCTTGTTGCCAATACCAACTACGATCCCGCGCGCATGGAGAGCTGCGTCACGCGCATGATGCAGCGCAAGGTAGATGGTGTCGCCATCATGACCTCCGAGATGGAAGATCGGCTGATCAAGGTCTTCAGCCATAGAAATATTCCCCTGGTATTTATGGACGTCGGAGCGTTGGGCCCTGGAGTAAGCCGTGTCCGCGTAGACCATGCCGCTGGCGTAGCCATGGCGATGGACCATCTTGTAAGTCTCGGCCATAGCAAGATCGCCTTCATCAGCGGCCCGCTCGATTTATTTTCAGCCCGCACCCGCTTCCAGGCATTTCTTCAAAGCCTTGAGAGACACGGGCTCAAACGCGACTCAGCTCTCATTCAAGAGGCCAACCATCGCGCCGACGGTGGCCACGAAGCAATGCTACGGATCCTCAACTCCGGTGCAAAGCCGACAGCGATTGTAGCCTCGAACGATCTGACAGCAATCGGAGCTATGGGAGCAATTCACGAGCGTGGATTGCGCATCCCCGAAGATATCTCGATCGTTGGCTATGACGATATTCAACTGAGCGCCTATACACAGCCCTCGCTGACGACTCTCCGTCTGCCGCGCATCGAAATTGCAACCGCAGCCTTTCGAGCGCTCTATAAGTCATTGCAGTCTAAGACGAAGAAGCCGCAGATTGGCGAGGATTATGATATTCAACCAACATTGATCCTGCGCAAATCCACTGGCCCCGCAATTAGAAGCAACCGCTAAATTAATTCGGAGGGAGCGGCCGTCAGCTTGAATTCGACGGTCTGCGATCCAAGCCGTGGGTGCTTTGCCGTCAGCCTCACGACACCCGCCTGTTCCTTTGCGCGAACCCAGACCGCCCCGGTTCCTCCGATCAGGGCAAATGGATTATCCCCAATAAGCTCGGCAGGCCCCTCCAGCGTGAACAGGATCGGATCATTAGCGTAGGTGCGTACGGCGCCAAATTCATCTGTCACCCGAAGCACCACTCGAGTGGTGTCCGCACCATCGGCTGCAAGGCTCGTGTCATCCGGCAACAGATGGAATTGACGATCAACGCCAAGTCCGGACAACGATTTGGAGATGACCTGCTTGCCCTTCAGATATCCGTCGATACGCAGATCTCCCCAGGAAAATTCAAACTGCTTCGTATCCATCTTCGAAAGCTCAAGGACGAACGGAGGATAAACCAGATTCCCAAATTCCTCCTTGTCGGGATCGAGTTCTGCAAACAAAGTCCATGGATTGCTCTCGAGGCTGCGCTCGCGAAGATAGAACTTCAAATGGTCGCAGTTCGAGCAGACAACGGCCTTCGAGAACCCAACCGACTCATCGCTCTTCGCCCAATGAAATGCAGGCTCCAGAACGACCTCTTCCGCAGGATCGCACTGTGACTTATAGAAGCCTGCTGCCGGTTTGGGCTCGCGGAACATATCGGCAACGCCGTGGTAGCAGATGCGATCGCCGGCCCCAAAATTGGAATGAGTGTTGTAGTCAAAGGCGCACCAACCGATGCCGCCGGCATACTGCGGATCCGATGCAAGCTGATTATGAATGCGGGCATGACGCAGCGTATGCTCACGCTGCCGCTCATCGTCATCCGTCGTCTTTGTCGGAAACGTATGACCTACAAATTCAGTGTTGAGATATCTTGGATGATTTGGCTTCTTAAGGGGAAAGCCGAAATCATTCATCGTAAAGACATCTTCGAGAAACTCCGATTCCTGGAAGTAGCGAATGCCGCCCGTCTGCCGCGTCTGATCGAGAGCATGCGCCAGTGCATTGGTGCGGGTATAGAAGCTGTGATCGTCTTGAGATTCGTTGATGCGCACGCCCCATAAAATAATGGAGGGATGGTTCCAGTCACGCCGAATCATTCTGCCGACATTGTCGATAGAGATCTGCTTCCACGGCTCCGGCCCGATGTGCTGCCACCCCGGAATCTCTTCGAGAACAAGAAGCCCAATCTCGTCGCAACGATCTAGAAAATGCCGCGATTGCGGATAATGCGAGGTGCGGACGATATTGCAGTGCATTCCTTTGCGGAGGATTTCAGCGTCTTTGCGCTGAACGCGTGCAGGCATCGCCTGACCGACAAATGGAAAAATCTGATGCCGATCAAGTCCGCGCAATTTAATAATCGTCCCATTCAATGAGAAGCCATGGTCAGTGAACGTCGCCTCGCGAAATCCAATGCGCCGTGTGTCTTCATCGATCACCTGCCCAGCACGAAGGAGCCGCACATGGACGCTATAAAGATGGGGTCGCTCAAGATCCCATAACTGTACCTTTCCAATGCGATCTAAGGAGACAGTGTGCAGCGCAGGATCTGAAGTAGTCTGTACGCTCGCATATACCGGCGCACTGGTCGTTGGATCGAGCGGAGAGACCGCGTCGCTTGTTGGCACGTATTTTTTTACAAGCTGACTCTGCTTGGCGACAACCTTATCTCCGTCCCGCAGTTCAATCTCAAGCGCGAGCCCATCCTCAGGATGAGGGCCCGCAAGAAAACAATCCACATCAAGAGACGGAGAATCACCCAAAACATCCTTGGGGTGAGCAAAGATATTGTCGATAAATGTGGGCGAAACAACTCGCAGCGACACTTCGCGATAGATGCCACCGAAGGTCATGTAGTCAATCTCATATCCAAAGGGTGGAATATCGGCGCGCTCTGTCGAATCAACCTGAACGACCAGCACATTGTCTGCATCAGGATGAAGATGAGGCGTGAGCTCAAAGGAGAATGGCGTATAACCACCCTTGTATTCGCCAAGAGAGACGCCATTGATCCAGACAGTAGATGCCGTCATCACGCCTTCAAAATCGACAAAAACTCGCTTGCCTTTAGCGCTCGCCGGATACTTGAAGCGTCGCCGATAGGTGGAAACAAACTCATAATCCTTGTCATCAAAGTTGTGCCATGGAAGACGGACATTCGTGTGCGGTACGACGACTCGCTCAAACGAAGAGTCATCAAATTCGGGAGCGTGCGCGCCTTCTACTTTCGCAGGATGGTAGCGCCAGTTGCGGTTTATCGGAATAACAGAGCGTGTAGGAGTGCTCTCCGCCGATGAGGCAAGTGCCGCAGCGCTGGGAAGGGTAGATGCAGCAAGAAGTGTGCCTGTCGTTTTGATGAAATCGCGTCTCAACATAAAGTTCTCCAATATTCTTCGATCCTGAAACCCACCTACTATTTTTGACGCACGTCACGGTCATAAAGAGGAAGCGTGTGCAGCCGAATACGAACCACTGATTTAGTTACGCCCCTGAAGTTCAATCCACGATCCGTCTGATCTCCATTCCAGATGCGTGAAGCCTGCCAAACGCCATTGACATATCCGCCCTCATCGGCGCTGAGAATCTCCAATTGCTCGTTCTTCGCCCCGGCTCCAGAAGCCTCGTTCACTTTGAAACTGACGCTCGCATCGAAGCCTGTCACCAGAAACTCCAAGGGGCCTAGCTGAGCCACGATCGCCCTGCCGTGGTCATCAGCAGTTCCGGGAGGTACTTCGCCATCCCGCTGCGGAAAACCGAACGACACCACTGCATCCACTCCGTCGAAATGCAGAGACTCCCGGGTCGCGCCTTTTTGTTCGACCGCAGTTTGCAGCTTGCCTTCGAAATTCAGCTTGGCGATCTCTCGATCCATGGGGCCTACGAGCGCATAGTTCTCGGATAAAGACTCAGGCACCTTCTGCTCCGTGCCCCACCATCCCGTATAGTCCACGCCAAAGGGAGAGAAGCCAATCGCACCATGACCGAGAGCATAAAAGAAATATTTACCGAAGTTCGCGGTCCTTCCGGTCTCTGGGATAAAGAGCGCATTGTCGTTCCGATGGTAAGTCGCAACCGTCTTGCGATACAGCTCTACATCATTGGAGTAAAAGTCAGGTGCGAGAACATCGATCGACGGTGCAGCCGCTTTCCATATGCCGATGTTGCCCTGCTGTGGGCCTCCGCTCGGATACTCTTGTCCAGGACTGGCGTGGTCACGATTTTCAAGCGCAGCGACAGGATAAGTAATCCACACGTTGCAATACATCGGCAGCGGATACTCCGCCTTCCCCGCTCGCGCCACCTCATTGATATACCGTGCCGTCGAGTATGCGGCGAAGCGCTCGTCCGCATCCGCGCCAAAGACCTGCGACCATGTCCCGGAAGCAAGATGAAGAGCATTTACCAGCGAGGAGGGAACGTGCGTGTTGAAGTCTTTCTGCGCGGCAGGCGAGAAATCGCGAACCGATCCAATCGATCCCGATTCATTTTCAACCTGAATCATGATGACCGTGTGCTGGGCAGAATCGATCTCTTTGACATGCCGCATAAGAGCCGAGAAGGCAGACTTATCTGCATCAAGGTTACTCTCCGAGTTAGGAGAAAGAACGTCAAGAACCTTGCCATACAAACTTACTTCCCGCGGATACTTCTCAGGATGCGTCTTCACCCATTCCGGGACATAATGCGCCTGGCCATTCTTCCATGTGCCAAACCAGAGCAACACCAGATGCAGATGATGCTCCCGTGCACCATTCACCAAAAGATCAACGCCTGCAAAATCGAACTTGCCCGGTTCCGGCTCCATCGTCTCCCAATAGACAGGCGCTTCAACCGTATTGACGTGCATGTCTTCGAGAGCTGGCCAGACTTTGGGCAGTTCACTCGCCCACGAACTGGAGTTATTAATTTGAGCGCCGAGCATCAGGAATGGCTGTCCGTCAACGATCAGCGCGAAACGGCCATCCTTCTTTTCCAGATGAGGGATGTCGTCGGCGAAGGAATAGAGGGACAGACTACACAGGACGATCAGTAAGGTGGCAGCGCGAGAAAAGTGTGTCAAGGATGACTCCGATCCATCGAACGATTAATGGCAATACCCACTAGACGACAAAATCATTTCAATGTAAAGCGTTACATCATTTCCCGTCGTGGTCACGAATGCACCCCAATTTGGAGGATATTTGATCTATCCAGCCGTCACAATCTCGGAAAAATCCGCGATCCCCGAGAAATCTCCCAGCACCTTTGTAAGAAGCGCAAGCCGATTTGCTCGAACCTCAGCCTCAGGTGCCATCACCATCACACCGTCAAAGAAGGCATCGACCTGCGGACGCAGCGTGGCAATCGATTCGAGTGCAGCTTTATAGTTCTTCTCCGCGCGCAAGGCCGACACTCGCACTGCCAGCTCTGCAGAGCGCTGTGCCAAAGCCTTCTCTGTAGCCTCCGCCAGAAGAGCATCTTCTACGCGAGCACCCGGAGCGATTCCCTTCTCCGCCGCCTGGGCCAGAATATTCTTCATTCGTCTGAAAGCCGCCGAGACTGCTGCAAAATCATCTGACCCACGCACAGCCGTCACTGCCTCCGCGCGGGCTACAGCATCCCGCACATCCTCTGCTCCGGCCGCCAGCACTGCCTTCACCACATCGTAGGCCTGTCCGCGAGCCTCTCTCAGATAGAACTCTAGCCGCTCGGCAAGGAATCCACGAACCTTGGCTGCCAGAGCCTCATTCTGCCCGCAAGCTGCGGCAGCGACTTCAGCCAGCGTCAACGGCAATGCGACTGTCGTCTCCGCCAGAATTTTCACAATTCCGTTAGCCGCCCGCCGCAACGCAAACGGATCTTTGGATCCTGTTGGTTCCATCCCCAGACCAAACATTCCAGCAATGGTGTCTGCCTTGTCGGCAATCGCCAATACCCCGCCCTCCACGGTGCGCGGGACCGAGTCCTCCATCGACA
It encodes:
- a CDS encoding LacI family DNA-binding transcriptional regulator, whose translation is MNIKAVARRAGVSTATVSRTINGSDKVTPKTAERVRRAVEALQFYPDTNARSLGSGRSSLYGLIISDITNPFFPELVKSFEDISVEHGQEVLVANTNYDPARMESCVTRMMQRKVDGVAIMTSEMEDRLIKVFSHRNIPLVFMDVGALGPGVSRVRVDHAAGVAMAMDHLVSLGHSKIAFISGPLDLFSARTRFQAFLQSLERHGLKRDSALIQEANHRADGGHEAMLRILNSGAKPTAIVASNDLTAIGAMGAIHERGLRIPEDISIVGYDDIQLSAYTQPSLTTLRLPRIEIATAAFRALYKSLQSKTKKPQIGEDYDIQPTLILRKSTGPAIRSNR
- a CDS encoding glycoside hydrolase family 2 protein, whose product is MLRRDFIKTTGTLLAASTLPSAAALASSAESTPTRSVIPINRNWRYHPAKVEGAHAPEFDDSSFERVVVPHTNVRLPWHNFDDKDYEFVSTYRRRFKYPASAKGKRVFVDFEGVMTASTVWINGVSLGEYKGGYTPFSFELTPHLHPDADNVLVVQVDSTERADIPPFGYEIDYMTFGGIYREVSLRVVSPTFIDNIFAHPKDVLGDSPSLDVDCFLAGPHPEDGLALEIELRDGDKVVAKQSQLVKKYVPTSDAVSPLDPTTSAPVYASVQTTSDPALHTVSLDRIGKVQLWDLERPHLYSVHVRLLRAGQVIDEDTRRIGFREATFTDHGFSLNGTIIKLRGLDRHQIFPFVGQAMPARVQRKDAEILRKGMHCNIVRTSHYPQSRHFLDRCDEIGLLVLEEIPGWQHIGPEPWKQISIDNVGRMIRRDWNHPSIILWGVRINESQDDHSFYTRTNALAHALDQTRQTGGIRYFQESEFLEDVFTMNDFGFPLKKPNHPRYLNTEFVGHTFPTKTTDDDERQREHTLRHARIHNQLASDPQYAGGIGWCAFDYNTHSNFGAGDRICYHGVADMFREPKPAAGFYKSQCDPAEEVVLEPAFHWAKSDESVGFSKAVVCSNCDHLKFYLRERSLESNPWTLFAELDPDKEEFGNLVYPPFVLELSKMDTKQFEFSWGDLRIDGYLKGKQVISKSLSGLGVDRQFHLLPDDTSLAADGADTTRVVLRVTDEFGAVRTYANDPILFTLEGPAELIGDNPFALIGGTGAVWVRAKEQAGVVRLTAKHPRLGSQTVEFKLTAAPSELI
- a CDS encoding DUF5597 domain-containing protein produces the protein MTHFSRAATLLIVLCSLSLYSFADDIPHLEKKDGRFALIVDGQPFLMLGAQINNSSSWASELPKVWPALEDMHVNTVEAPVYWETMEPEPGKFDFAGVDLLVNGAREHHLHLVLLWFGTWKNGQAHYVPEWVKTHPEKYPREVSLYGKVLDVLSPNSESNLDADKSAFSALMRHVKEIDSAQHTVIMIQVENESGSIGSVRDFSPAAQKDFNTHVPSSLVNALHLASGTWSQVFGADADERFAAYSTARYINEVARAGKAEYPLPMYCNVWITYPVAALENRDHASPGQEYPSGGPQQGNIGIWKAAAPSIDVLAPDFYSNDVELYRKTVATYHRNDNALFIPETGRTANFGKYFFYALGHGAIGFSPFGVDYTGWWGTEQKVPESLSENYALVGPMDREIAKLNFEGKLQTAVEQKGATRESLHFDGVDAVVSFGFPQRDGEVPPGTADDHGRAIVAQLGPLEFLVTGFDASVSFKVNEASGAGAKNEQLEILSADEGGYVNGVWQASRIWNGDQTDRGLNFRGVTKSVVRIRLHTLPLYDRDVRQK